The DNA segment AAACTCCTTGGCTCCAGACTTGTTACCGCCCAGACCACACCTGAAGGGGAAAAGGTACAGGCCGTATTAGTACAGGAAGTCCTCGATATAAAGAAGGAGTTGTACGTCTCGTTATTACTGGACAGGCGCCGGGCCACCCTAATCCTGATGGGGTGTTCAGAGGGGGGCGTGGAAATAGAAGACGTGGCCAGGCGTTCCCCGGAGAAAATCTTCCGCGAATCCTTTGACATATTGTTCGGCCTGCACCCGTTTCAGGCCCGAAGGATGGCGTCCGCCCTCGGGTTATCCGGCCAGTTGACAGGGGAGGCTGCCAGCCTGTTCAAGAATCTCTCACGCGCCTTTATAGAAAAAGACTTATCCCTCCTGGAGATTAACCCTCTTGCCGTCTGCAGCGATGGGTCACTTTCCATTATTGACGCCAAGGCAGACCTGGACGATAACGCCGGCTTTCGTCATCCGGAACTCTTCAAAGACAAACCGTCCGGTGAGGAATCCCTGGAGGCCAGGGCGTCTGCCTATGGCTTGAGTTATGTAGGGTTGGAAGGTGACATAGGCTGCCTGGTCAACGGTGCGGGTCTTGCAATGGCGACCATGGACATAATAAGACACTACGGGGGCCGGCCTGCCAACTTCCTCGATATCGGTGGTGACGCCGCGGCGGAGAAGGTAACTCAGGCCTTTCGGATACTCTTTGAGGACGCCAGGCTGAAGGCCATCCTGGTAAATATATTTGGTGGCATCGTAAAATGTGATATGATAGCGGAGTCTATCATATCTGCGCTAAAAGACGTGAAGCCGGGGGTCCCCCTGGTGGTAAGGCTCGAGGGCACCAACGCCCACATCGCAAGGAAGATGCTGGCGGAGTCGGGGCTCGAGATGCTGTTCACGGAAAGTATGGAAGAGGCTGCCAAAAGGGTCTTGGAAGCTACAGAGCGAAATACCAGTTGAAGCGTGTGGAGGATACATCCATGAGAAAATACGTACTGAACAAGATAGGTGTTATATCAGTCTTTACTGCACTGAGCCTGTTTCTTGTCGAAGACTGCAGGGCTGAAATATATGACTACGAGAGGATGTCGAGCGCCATCGTAAACATGTTGAACGCGGCCACTGACTTTATTGCAGACAACTTCGAGGTAATAAACACCCACAATGCGCATGTCGGGATGCCGACACCCAGAGGCGAACTAGAAAGCTACAAGGGGATCAACCCCGAGGGTTTTGCCACTATGGTGGGGAAAATATTCACGAAGCAGACTGGAATAACCATAAAATTCACCTCGTTTGGAAAAGACAAAAGCGGCCCGCGGAACCCCGCCAATAAA comes from the Candidatus Bathyanammoxibius amoris genome and includes:
- the sucC gene encoding ADP-forming succinate--CoA ligase subunit beta, giving the protein MKLHEYQAKDLLRNYVTNVSTGKVAFSAEEAEKAFRELKSTRAVLKAQILAGGRGRAGGIKKVNTPEEARTSAEKLLGSRLVTAQTTPEGEKVQAVLVQEVLDIKKELYVSLLLDRRRATLILMGCSEGGVEIEDVARRSPEKIFRESFDILFGLHPFQARRMASALGLSGQLTGEAASLFKNLSRAFIEKDLSLLEINPLAVCSDGSLSIIDAKADLDDNAGFRHPELFKDKPSGEESLEARASAYGLSYVGLEGDIGCLVNGAGLAMATMDIIRHYGGRPANFLDIGGDAAAEKVTQAFRILFEDARLKAILVNIFGGIVKCDMIAESIISALKDVKPGVPLVVRLEGTNAHIARKMLAESGLEMLFTESMEEAAKRVLEATERNTS
- a CDS encoding DUF3365 domain-containing protein, with product MRKYVLNKIGVISVFTALSLFLVEDCRAEIYDYERMSSAIVNMLNAATDFIADNFEVINTHNAHVGMPTPRGELESYKGINPEGFATMVGKIFTKQTGITIKFTSFGKDKSGPRNPANKPDKWEKKQLKKFVKIRYPKGVGYGEVEQVGDKELYKMVYRYIYPQYVEARCLKCHGNPRRSPTGDGKDATGFPMENYKEGELIGAISLTFPIK